In the Phyllopteryx taeniolatus isolate TA_2022b chromosome 1, UOR_Ptae_1.2, whole genome shotgun sequence genome, ACCCCGATCAACTCGCTGACGAccgggccaggcaggacgcACACCTTACCCGGGGTGGCAAGGACGCATCGGATGATCACCGGCTGCAGAgcctcctgcaagcgctccgagccaccctgcttttattattacaatttctataaaattcaccacttgcattgattgtgtgtgtgtttgggttcggaatGAAACCTCTGGAGAGTCTAAAACTAAAGGTTTCTAAaagtgtagccaccttccgataagagactaattaaaaaggtttgtcgtcaagttaaacttgtaaaaatatgacgtggtccccctcatatatatcaaatatcttgatttataacgctgtaatttaaaatgacgataacccggaagtgatgCAGGcaccgcttccaactcatcgtttccttctaaattaagcagaATTCTTATTTCATCCATAATAGCTGCACAACCATACATCAAGATATTaatttgtctgttatttttctCTATGTGACTGAGTTTTATTAGAGGCAAAACACTGTTTACAGTTTCATTTGGAACACCTGTCCATGCTGTTCATAAAAGTCAtcctttttggaaaaaaaaggcttgatcaTACTGTAATTTACCGACTTTCCCACTAGACCGAGCAACCACACATTTAGAATTGTCACCAAATCGTGTAGATGTGCAAATCCTGAAGACGATAGTTAAGCTACATTGTGTTTGACTTCCATTTTTGCTCCAAAGACAATATTAAAACACCAAAACACATTCATTTCTAATAAACGCGCTGTATTTGAGAAAGACACACTTAAAAGAAAAGTATACGAgtcaaatttatatatattcttttctgAGTTTGTGGAATATAGGAGCATATTTGACCTCATTTTAAAAGACAGTTGAATGGCTCTTCCTTCCCCCACTCACCACGAGTGGCTTTTACGTACGAGCCCCAATAATGTCAGCTGTGTTATGTGTATGTTAGTGTGTGCTTGAAGATATCACGTCTGAATGCATACATTCTCGTTCGTATCTGTTAGCACGACCTAGCTTGCCATTACTCAGCCATTTAGCAGCCGAGCTAGCCCTTGTTCACAAGAAGGCAGCGTGGCGATAAACAACTCGTCACATGACAGGAAACTATATCGAACACGGCCCGGTTTGGCGAGAGGACAGCTTTGAGGAACACATGCTAGCGCGTTTGTTGCGGCACATGGCACAGCAGCTGCCACACGCGACTGGCGACGACTAGCTGCCTGCCACTGCTAGCTAACATAAGAAGAATCCTGACATTCGCGGGCTGCCCTCACATGTAACTCTACAATGACTTACGGTTGGCAATCTCGGCCCCCATCTTGTACTTGGTAACCACCAAGTCATCGGCGACGGTCTGCTCCTGTTTCTCTTCATCCCCAGACATGTTGGCAGTATGTCCAAGAAGTCAGAGtaactttcttcttttttcctccgCAACAATCCGCCCGGCGAATGTCAGTGAATCGCAGGACGGCCCACGCACGCCGAGAGCCTACAACCATTAGATCCCGCCCCTCCCAAAGAGGCATTCAACTCAACTCAAGTCAAGATAGTGTACCACACGGCGCTCCAAAGCCGTACAAAACATAGTCTGGACAGTGACAGGAGAGGGCGCCATATTGTTACCCATCTTGCCATAACGTGCTTATGCAATGCAATGCATGAAAGGCAATTGACTACTCTATTTCCAAAATTTACCATAGATAAGAGATATTTTCCACAGAAACCTCATTAGAGGGATTGAGTTTATCACCATATCTAGTTGGTTAACTATAAAAGAAATGCCCTGATTATTAAAACTACAATGTGTAACTTTTCACTTGTCATTTTTCACCCAAGtgaaatgttgtaatgttgtaaTGGAGAATTCCAGCCTAGGGGCAACAGAAGCTACTTTAAACTTTAAGAcgacagtttatttattttactttattgttTACCTAGACTGCAcctgttttaaaacaatacattatttGTGACACCAAATAAATTATTCATCTCTTTGAAGTAATTATGCTAAATGAATATATGTATTAAATGTTACAATATGTAACAGACTGTCACATTATAGTAGAGTTTAATCAATGTTTTATGATGGGGAAGTTTGGTAttgcaattaattaatgataacaaaatacaacaaagcaAACAGAATCTAAAATTCAGTACAAACAAATAAGAGCTTCAACTGTGTTCATAATGGTCTACCTGAGCACCATTcataaacatttattaacaATGCGTTAGCGTGCAGTGTTTCttcttttgatttaaaaacatgctATATACTATGCTATTGATAACTCCTAATTTAGatgtaatactgtacatatgataTACTGTTAATGTTCAAAAATCTATCAAGTGTAAAATTGAAGCAGTTGATTTTGACGTCTGGGATTCAGAAGCTCGAGCTGGTACAAAGCTGTGTCTGAAGATAACATTTTATATGATTACATTCTATTTGAAATGTAAGTTTTAGCATAAGTTTATGTGAAGCACTTTGCTCACATGTAATGATAATTACACATTTGAATGCCAGTTAGGCAAAGTAAGTAAGTATCTTGTTGGGGTTATTAGCTCCGTCCTAATCCCTGCACGGCTAACAATGGCTCATTTATATAAGAATTTATATTAAACTAGGATTTTCAAAGAAATCAAAGGACTGGTAATTTTCTGGAAGCCAATACTTAGGTTTTAATTAACAAACACGTGGTAAAAAGAGTGTAAAAAAAGGCTCACACACTGTACAGTGATCAATGAAACAAATGATTACTTACAAAATAATAGCAACTGTCCATCTAGCTAATCATTCATACTATAAGGCACAAAAATGCCGATAAACAGAAATGATGTTTCCTCATGTTTGGAAAATTATTACTCGGCACTTTCTTTCCAGCCTTCCTGATGTCATCATTTTTTATGCACCATAACACAGCAAAATGAGACTTGACTTTTATTCCAGTTCTTGACGCTCTAAGATTATTGTGGAAAATATTCCGACGCACGCACTGGAGAGCAACACACTTAGCTGAAGCAGTTGGTGCACTAGTGTCCCAGTCCACATTATTAGATACGTACAGCATCTGGCTTGAGGAACAGTCTGCTGTGCCAGTAGTCCGGGTTGTCAAATGATGAGCTGCTGCCAGGCTCCCCCATGCCTGCGCACACCTTGATGTATTCCCCGATCCCTGCACACCTGCCGCTGCCCACCTCCCCCTTCACTGGGAGGTTCTGGTAGTCTGCCTGCCGCCACCCACTGGGTATTCCTTCAAATGTAGCCATATCCTCATACTCGTTTTGTCCCTCATCTGTAACCACATCTGGCTTGTGCAAACTACTGACATTCCCCTGaagtgtttgttgtttatttgtgtgatGGCACTCCTTTGCATCGCCTAATTGACCCTCCTCTTCCTGGCATGTTTCATCTGGTTCTGCTGCAGATGTTTCACGTCTCTCCTGTGGCAGCGCCTCGTCCTCTGTGGAGTCAGAGCGTCTAATGTCCATGTATTCATACCTGCCTTTCCCCTGAGGTACCTGCATGCAGTCCTCCACAGCTTGGATCTGTTTCTCGAAACTAAACTGATATTTCTCTGTGAAGTCTACCATATTGTCCCCACAGTTCTCATTTACCGGCGGATTCTCTGCGACCGGAACCAGTGTTAAGGTGTCCTCGTGGGCAGGTAATATAGTGACGACAGTTGGAGAAGGCGGTGTTTGATGAACCAGTGAAGATGTATCGCCCAGCAAGGAGTTGTCGTCTTTAGTCGAGCAAAGAACAGTATCTGATTTGTGGTTCATCACCTCATACTCCAGGACGAAATTTTTCCCCCTGGTTGATCCTGGGGTGACGTTGCAAGCTGGGAGTCATGACACAAGCAAAGagaatactgtatgtctcaTTGATGTGAATCAAATCATGTCCATTGTATAGAGTTTGTATATTACCTCTTTCTGGAGTGCTAGGTGATCCGGGAAGGACATAACCATAGTGGTCTACCAccttctcctcttccttttcGCCCGATGTCCACACCTTGTATGTGGATGGACTTGAAGCTGTTGAGAGTTTCCGTAACCTGCTGGTGGATACATGAGGGGCAGCCCTTTCAGAGCCGAGCAGGGTCCTGTGAGAAGCACCAGTCCTGAAGCCTTCCTCACGCAGCTCTACCTCCCTGACACTGCCCCTGACCTCTGACCTCTCTGGCAGCGTTCGCACCGAGCTCCGGCGGGACCTCTGGAAGCGCAACTTAAACAGAAAAAAGAGATCCATGCAAGACTTGAAGGTAAAATGAACATATCAACACATTTTCATGAGACTGTAAGAAAACAAAGTTGAGCATTATACTGTAGATACTCTGATTAATAAATAATCCttgataataaataataataatttattttattatttttatttttttccccaaaacaacccaaaaactgtgtctgtgtctgtttttctgtttttttctctctccaaaaTACTGGGTGGATTGTATTTAGTACCACCATTCACCAaattctcctgtgtgtgtgtgtgtgtgtgtgtgtgcgtgtgcgtgcatcaCACCTGGAGGACACCTTCTACAGGACTTGGAGTCATTGGCAGGTATCCAGCAGGTCCGGCCTGAGAGGCACCACTCTACAATTTAGTACAGAACATGCTTAATTAACTGTTAACTAGTTTATCAGTTAGTGTAGTAAGTCCACATTCAAATACAATATGTTCAATTACCCTGTACGAATTAATCCTCGAACGAGAGAGACTCCACGATGGAGAATGTTGTAGAGGAGGTGTGGAGAAACCTTCCTCCATCGCGTCCTCATCTTCATCCACCAAGTCTGGGTCAAGTAGCCCTCGCTCGGAATCTCTGCGATGGACATCCCGCGAGGCGTCGTCCTCCCCCTCCAGCTGCAGGATAAAACCGACATGAAATTCGAGGGTCCCATCGATTCAAAGTAGGTGTCAATCAAATGATGAGCGTCTCACCTTGATGACGAGGTATCTGGGTGGGTCTCTTGCCATGCGTGTAAAGTCACTTGCCAACTCTTTGAAGGTGGGCCTAATATTTTCATCAATCATCCAACCTGAAGACGAAACAGCTCAGTCTCACATCCTGTACGCACGATTGTACGCAGTTTGGCGGCACTCACATTTGACCATGACCATGTAGACGTCTATGGTGCAGATGTGAGGTTGTGACAGACGTTCGCCTTTCTCCAACAGACACGGCACTTCCTGCGCCTGTGCCGACCCATAAGGCTCTGCCCCAAAAGACATCATCTCCCACACTGTCACTCctgtgcgagagagagaaattCAAGTGCCtgtcaagtgaaaataaatgtcttctaaatttgacacaccacagagaagagtggtAACAACcctaccaaaaaaataattcaaaagtaTATAATAAGtcttcaaaatcgtgaaaaattcTTTCCGCTCTCAAACGTTCTGGCCATGTCCACTGAATTGCGCTGAAACCACAACTGAGTACTAcatatcgtttttttttcacatttctagCAATCTCCAATATTGTATCATATATTTGGAAAGAATTCTCTGAATGAACTTTTTACAGGTTCTATAGTACTCAAAATTCCAGTACAAAATTTCCCAATCACGCATCTCACCATAACTCCACACATCACTTTGATGAGTGTATCTTCGAAACAAGATGCTTTCAAGAGCCATCCATTTGATCGGAGTCTGCATAAAGACATAAATAGCAGACAGTGTAATGCAGTTACCAGATGGGGAAAATGGATGAGAAACTCGCAACAACCTTGGTGTTAGTGTAGACATATTTCTTTTCGTCAGGATAAAGGAGATCTGCTACAGCGTAGTCCGAGATCTGGACCTGGTAGTTGTTCTTTAGTAGGATGTTGCGTGCCGCCAGGTTCCTGTGTACCACACAGTGTTCCTCCAGGTAGTACATACCCTGGAATAAAAACATGTCACGACTGTGCACTCAGGCtagctacagtatgtggaaTCGATGTGCACTTACCTTTGCTATTTGCACACACCAGTTGAGCAGGCGCTGGGGGCCCAGGCTGTTCTTGTGCTGCCTGATGTGCTCCAGTAAGGAGCCCAGTGAACTGAGCTGAGTGACCAGCTGCAGACTGGACCCCAGACAGATGCCCAAAAGTCTCACAATGTAGGGATGGTCCAGGCTGCCCATGGACAGCATGTGCTGTAGGGCGCATGGAGATACCATATATGTTTGACTCCAACAGTGATTCATAATTTTGCCAGTGTTGCTGAAACTGACATCTGATTCTCACATCAGTTATCTCAGTGAAGGTCTGACGGCCTGAGCTGTCCTGGATGGTCTTGATGGCCACCGGGATCTTCACTGTCTCTCCTTCTGGAGTCCAAAACCCCTTTAAAGCGGAAACATGGAGCCGCTATAACAGACTCTGCATTCATCGCATGTTACTCCAAAAGACAAGCAGTTGATTAATACCCTGTGGACTGTGCCAAAAACACCAGAACCAAGGACTTTGAGCTTTTTTAGTTCAGATGGCTTCAGGATGTGGGCATAAACCTTGGTTCCTTTCTCCCCAGGACCCAGTGGCTCAAAACTCTACCAAGACACAAGAATAATCCTcgcatcagtgtgtgtgtgtatatacatatatatatatatatctctacacacatatataatatgGCAGTTCATAGGACTGACTCACCTCTCCGCTCTCTAGATACCTCCTCATGGCTCTCTTGCGGCGGATGGCCAGGCCTCGGTGGTACAGTAGGCCCAGGAAAAACAACACTAGGCAGAATATCAGGCCAGCTGGCACACCTAAGGCAATGCCTGTGATCTGGCCACTTCAGAGCGAAGGAGACGGTGAGATGATAGGGTGGAGATGTGGGGCAAAAAGGTCAGAAATAGTACAAAATAAAGTTGGATAGTGATGTCATGATTTGGTTCACGTGGCAGTGGCAACAAGGAGACCAGATATGATAAAACACATGTTCTTGTGGGTATCACACAGCTGCAGCAGAGTTACACTGAACTCCAAGAGTAGCCCACATGATGTATGCTTTCACAGAGAAACATCTATTTTTACATAATAAAGTCCAATAGTACACCCAAGATAATAATGATCCGTTTGACTTTGTAACAAAGGTGTGAATTGAatctttattattgtgattacaGTTTCCTCGGCTGCAGAACTGCTCTGTCTGAACCCAAGAGAtgtttgtaattatttatttacacaacCCTCAGTTTGATTATCTTCCAGCCACAACAACCTTTTCTCGATTGGTGTCACATTTTCAGTATTGATGTTTTATCTGTAATCATCATCCCTCATTTGACAATGAAAAGGAAGTGTATTCAAGTagtttcatatacagtatgtaccagCGGGGTGGGGGTGGAACGTACCTGCTAGCTGCTAGTCTGACAGTTTCTAAGCAATCACTGAGTCCTGGACCTGAGCATCTggaatatacatacatatgttttGTATAAGGATACCCTACAGTATATATGCGTAGTATGTGTAAGGAAGTGCTTATGGTATGTCTTACCCTTGGGTGCAATTGTGGTGACATGGTTCACAGTGACCTTCCTTGTTGGGATATTTGAAGATGAGCCCCTTCTGCCCATCGTTCACCCCAGCAGGGCACGAAGACATGCAGTATGGACCGTCTCGCAGGTTGGCGCACACCGCACATTCATATGCACCCTAAAAGAAAGAGCGGTGGGAGAAGTGACAAAATCAAAAAGTTGGAAACCCAGTGCAATAAAACGCTTTTGTGTGTAATGAAGCTTTGGGGAATTTTCCAGAAGACTGGTTTGAAAACATTGATTTTGTTATGATAACAAATTCGAATTGTATTTGCAACTTGGAGTTCAATCCATCATCATGCATGAAccacaagtgtgttttgttAGTTCCCTTTCagttttcaagttgtttttggcAAAGATGAAAAGCATGATGATAGATACCAGAAATGGAACACATGAGATACATGAGGAAAGGGTGGAGCTTCATTACTGATATTCAttcttcttttctctcttttttttttttttgaaccaaGGATGTGCTCATGTAAACATATTTATAATACACTATGGAAACATTTATACTACATGACTCAATTCTaacaatacatactgtatgacaaTGAAACGGAAGTATGTGACAGTATCACTCTGCAAACACCTGTCCTCTCTTTATTCAGTCTCTATTAGCTCTCTTCAATGGAGCAATTGTACTTATTTTGGTTTTCTTATGCaatggttaacttattttaaaataccATGACAAtttaatgttacttaaaacattgcctgcgGATTTATGAAGGAGAGTCTCTTAGTTGAGAAAATATATGACTGGGAAGTCAGCCAGTGATGCAGAACAAATTAAAGGATCCACTGTATCTCCTCTAGCTTTTCAGTTGCTGGAGAAATGGATAGAAGTGAGTACCGGCCCTGTGCAGCTGGCCTTCCCATGCAGATGTTTACACTCTGAATGACACGCAACGCATTCTCCGTCAGCGCTCGCAAATTCTCTTGAAGATCTGTAGACCCAAAAGTCAGAATTCGATAGTCAGGTCAAATAATAATATCCTGTCCTAAGAatcatacactactcacaaaacacTTTGGGGGAGTAGTGTgtactttatatacagtatactgaccCAGTATAAAAATGACAGCTGTCCACGCACGTGCTATTTCGGCTGTAATTCCTACAGGAGAGACAATGGTCTGGTCCTGGGCCCCAGCAGCCGGAGTTTGAACACAGCGGGTCACACACATGGCCATCAGCAACTGTTACAATTAAGGCAAAGAGTTAGAAAAGCACAAGCACTTTATTACAAATTAATCAAGTGAGATAGAACAAGGCAACGAGACCCATGCAGCCGACCTCACCGCATTCTGCCAGTGGCCTGTTGCTGTTGATGCTGTTGACTCGGACCCGACGCCCCCTGAACAGCTTTGCCCAGTTCACAGTGTGGTGGTAGCACAGCTCGGCGTTCTGACTGATGTAAACGCTCCCGTCGCTGATCTCTCTGAGAGAGCGTAGACCCAGCGAAGTGATGGTGGAGATCCGCATCACCATCAGGGAAAAACGCCTGTAATTGACAGGTTGACAGCAGTTCCCCTTCCATCAAaggtttatttttcacttttatcaTTTGTGATGTATTTTTCACGTGGTTGATGAGAGGAGGACCTTTTTAAGAAACGCGTCCCATTCAATCACAAGGTAACCGGCTCGTGGCGTTCATTTCGTGCACGTTTTGCGACAGTGACCGCAGTCACTATTAGAggtcaaaagagaaaaaagaaaagtcgcGGCCCGGGTTTAGCCTGCCGACTAGTCAAACGTCTATTAcccggttcttttattctggtcaaCGTGATTCTTCAATGATTAGGCCGGATAAAAAGTTGAACAATTTATTGGGAAATACAGTCAAACAAAGACTGCTTCCTATTGGGACGTGGTGCAGTCTCG is a window encoding:
- the erbb3b gene encoding receptor tyrosine-protein kinase erbB-3b; this translates as MNQWLVITVSVTLLWHLQATLSQTHDVVCLGTQNGLSSTGSQENQYNLIKERYDSCEIIMGNLEVTQIESNWDFSFLKTIREVTGYVLIAMSHFQEIPLEQLRVIRGSSLYERRFALSVFFNYPKDGSHGLRQLGLANLTEILEGGVQMINNKYLSYGPWIYWQDIIRDSNAPIDIRYNGEKGPCHKSCGDYCWGPNEKQCQILTKTVCAPQCNGRCFGTSPRDCCHIECAAGCIGPLDVDCFACRHFNDSGACVPQCPQALIYNKQTFQMETNPNAKYQYGSICVSQCPTHFVVDGSSCVSVCPSHKMEVERAGHRRCEPCTGLCPKVCEGTGAEHRQTVDSSNIDSFINCTKIQGSLHFLVTGILGDDFKKIPPLDAQKLDVFRTVREITDILNIQSWPKELNDLSVFSSLTTIQGRSLYKRFSLMVMRISTITSLGLRSLREISDGSVYISQNAELCYHHTVNWAKLFRGRRVRVNSINSNRPLAECVADGHVCDPLCSNSGCWGPGPDHCLSCRNYSRNSTCVDSCHFYTGSSREFASADGECVACHSECKHLHGKASCTGPGAYECAVCANLRDGPYCMSSCPAGVNDGQKGLIFKYPNKEGHCEPCHHNCTQGCSGPGLSDCLETVRLAASSGQITGIALGVPAGLIFCLVLFFLGLLYHRGLAIRRKRAMRRYLESGESFEPLGPGEKGTKVYAHILKPSELKKLKVLGSGVFGTVHRGFWTPEGETVKIPVAIKTIQDSSGRQTFTEITDHMLSMGSLDHPYIVRLLGICLGSSLQLVTQLSSLGSLLEHIRQHKNSLGPQRLLNWCVQIAKGMYYLEEHCVVHRNLAARNILLKNNYQVQISDYAVADLLYPDEKKYVYTNTKTPIKWMALESILFRRYTHQSDVWSYGVTVWEMMSFGAEPYGSAQAQEVPCLLEKGERLSQPHICTIDVYMVMVKCWMIDENIRPTFKELASDFTRMARDPPRYLVIKLEGEDDASRDVHRRDSERGLLDPDLVDEDEDAMEEGFSTPPLQHSPSWSLSRSRINSYRSGASQAGPAGYLPMTPSPVEGVLQLRFQRSRRSSVRTLPERSEVRGSVREVELREEGFRTGASHRTLLGSERAAPHVSTSRLRKLSTASSPSTYKVWTSGEKEEEKVVDHYGYVLPGSPSTPERACNVTPGSTRGKNFVLEYEVMNHKSDTVLCSTKDDNSLLGDTSSLVHQTPPSPTVVTILPAHEDTLTLVPVAENPPVNENCGDNMVDFTEKYQFSFEKQIQAVEDCMQVPQGKGRYEYMDIRRSDSTEDEALPQERRETSAAEPDETCQEEEGQLGDAKECHHTNKQQTLQGNVSSLHKPDVVTDEGQNEYEDMATFEGIPSGWRQADYQNLPVKGEVGSGRCAGIGEYIKVCAGMGEPGSSSSFDNPDYWHSRLFLKPDAVRI